The following coding sequences are from one bacterium window:
- a CDS encoding GNAT family N-acetyltransferase, whose protein sequence is MLRVSIVGQDRFADCLALRLEVFVDEQKVPLEIEEDGLDGKSTHFLAMDGDTILGTARLRIVNGDGKAERVAVKAVGRRGGVGRALMRAMEAEASRLGAQRMRLNAQVSAIPFYEALGYTAHGPEFGDAGIPHRAMRRDLAATQGG, encoded by the coding sequence ATGCTCCGTGTTTCGATCGTAGGCCAGGACCGCTTCGCGGATTGCCTGGCTCTTCGCCTGGAGGTCTTCGTCGACGAGCAGAAGGTGCCGCTCGAGATAGAGGAGGATGGCCTCGACGGGAAGAGCACGCATTTCCTGGCGATGGATGGCGACACGATCCTTGGCACGGCGCGTCTCCGGATCGTGAATGGCGATGGAAAAGCGGAGCGTGTGGCGGTGAAGGCGGTGGGGCGCCGCGGAGGCGTTGGGCGTGCGCTGATGAGGGCGATGGAGGCCGAGGCGTCCCGGCTCGGTGCCCAGAGGATGCGATTGAATGCCCAGGTGAGCGCCATCCCGTTCTACGAAGCATTGGGCTACACGGCTCACGGTCCCGAGTTCGGCGACGCTGGCATTCCGCATCGTGCGATGCGGCGGGACCTCGCCGCCACGCAGGGCGGCTAG
- a CDS encoding sulfatase, translating into MRALDATHGRDIHRGRIRILAAVAALLVPLGTTGCQDVRSNPPNIAMIVLDTARADRLSLYGYPKPTSPFLERFGAESTRFDRAYSSSSWTLPSHGSLFTGVSPKIHKGNQTFSKVSGALPLLAEQLADAGYQTAGFSGNIWITDHGGLARGFEHFEDLNRGIYAEHTKRLAQDFSGAAPPAEDHYVVKQVRTWLNNERDSERPLFLFVNLVEPHLPYLPSWEAARHFIPTRGIRWKTIQRFYPDSVARLVIYRHYGRAQPLTEVEWDALARMYEGSLRMTDDLSRALVAAIDAAIDRADDENESYVFILSDHGENLGDHGHFTHIFNLYDSNIRIVLVARGPGFEAGAVEERLVHITDIHATVLAAAGLDLPENAQGIDLRGTIPSDRVVASSLEYPRISLDIFPASASQKTLEPYKVELAAAVGPRFKLIRSTTQDGDVVREEIYDLLQDPDETETLDSDDVDPDALDRLRSALGDAAGSSERAAEEASMDDDVLESLRALGYVRDEEPTTAAPPGTEPNRAEH; encoded by the coding sequence GTGAGAGCGCTCGACGCCACCCACGGGCGTGACATCCATCGCGGTCGTATCCGCATCCTCGCCGCGGTTGCGGCTCTCCTCGTGCCACTCGGAACGACCGGCTGCCAGGACGTACGATCCAACCCGCCGAACATTGCGATGATCGTCCTCGACACGGCACGAGCCGACCGGCTCTCCCTCTACGGGTATCCGAAACCCACATCTCCGTTCCTCGAGCGCTTCGGTGCTGAATCTACGCGATTCGATCGGGCCTATTCCTCCTCGAGTTGGACGCTGCCGTCGCACGGATCGCTTTTCACGGGCGTATCTCCCAAGATCCACAAAGGGAATCAGACCTTCTCGAAGGTCTCGGGCGCACTCCCACTATTGGCCGAACAGCTCGCGGACGCCGGTTATCAGACTGCGGGCTTCAGCGGCAATATCTGGATTACGGACCACGGCGGGCTCGCGCGAGGCTTCGAACACTTCGAAGACCTGAACAGGGGCATCTACGCCGAACACACAAAACGACTTGCGCAGGATTTCTCCGGCGCCGCGCCACCTGCCGAAGATCACTACGTCGTGAAGCAGGTCCGAACCTGGCTCAACAACGAGCGCGATTCCGAACGCCCGCTCTTCCTCTTTGTCAACCTCGTCGAGCCCCATCTCCCCTATCTGCCAAGCTGGGAAGCCGCTCGACATTTCATTCCAACTCGCGGCATTCGCTGGAAGACGATCCAGCGCTTCTATCCCGACTCGGTCGCGAGACTCGTCATCTATCGACACTACGGGCGTGCGCAGCCACTCACGGAGGTCGAGTGGGATGCGCTGGCGCGGATGTACGAGGGCTCCCTGCGAATGACGGACGATCTTTCCCGCGCACTCGTCGCGGCGATCGATGCAGCGATCGACCGTGCGGACGACGAGAACGAATCGTATGTCTTCATCCTCTCCGACCACGGTGAGAATCTCGGCGACCACGGTCATTTCACGCATATCTTCAATCTCTACGACAGCAATATCCGCATCGTCCTCGTCGCGCGCGGGCCGGGCTTCGAAGCGGGCGCCGTCGAAGAGCGGCTCGTTCATATCACGGACATCCACGCAACCGTACTTGCAGCCGCCGGACTCGATCTTCCTGAGAACGCGCAGGGCATCGACCTTCGAGGCACGATCCCATCGGATCGCGTCGTGGCGTCATCTCTCGAGTATCCGCGGATCTCGCTCGACATCTTTCCAGCGAGCGCGAGCCAGAAGACGCTCGAGCCCTACAAGGTCGAACTGGCAGCGGCCGTTGGACCGCGATTCAAACTGATCCGTTCCACCACGCAGGATGGAGACGTCGTTCGAGAGGAGATCTACGACCTTCTCCAAGATCCCGATGAGACCGAGACACTCGATTCCGATGACGTTGACCCCGACGCCCTCGATCGACTGCGCTCTGCTCTCGGCGACGCCGCAGGTTCCTCGGAGCGGGCGGCCGAAGAGGCGTCGATGGACGACGATGTCCTCGAGAGCTTGCGGGCACTCGGGTACGTGCGCGACGAAGAACCCACCACCGCTGCGCCACCGGGAACGGAGCCGAATAGAGCCGAGCACTGA
- a CDS encoding CoA transferase — MKQPAPPLGSLRVIESSLLGPGAMGTHLADLGAEVIKVEAPSGDYIRDMTWPIIDGVSLLHLHVHRGKKSITLDLRTPSGVAIYEDLVRGADVVIEAMRPGALGRRGLGYEDLKKINPKIVFCNLSGYGATGPYRELPAHGIAFDTWGGVVKPEQDEEGFSYIPEHASIGMHAGPMFGAMGILAAVIRARETGQGSELEIGQSDSTAYMDWYRIESWLAYDRPEDVVTGNKADDYVRRAPGTAGMKEGVRYQLYESADGSVLFMASEQAFWKNFCAAIGRKELFERWPGSKFADHARGNRELQAILRDVFKTKTSDEWIRLGGEKDFPIAPVNTPKTIAEDPQFKDRFPLYPHEEHGADMLPFPVKFPGEELPIPSWAPTVGQHTDEVMTDVLGYDAGKLASLREGGAFGRPKA, encoded by the coding sequence ATGAAACAACCCGCACCGCCCCTCGGTAGCCTGCGCGTGATCGAGAGTTCGCTGCTCGGGCCCGGCGCGATGGGGACCCATCTGGCCGATCTCGGCGCCGAGGTGATCAAGGTCGAGGCGCCCTCCGGTGACTACATCCGCGACATGACCTGGCCCATCATCGATGGCGTCTCGCTACTTCATCTGCACGTGCACCGCGGCAAGAAGAGCATCACGCTCGATCTCCGCACGCCTTCGGGTGTCGCGATCTACGAGGATCTGGTGCGCGGAGCCGATGTGGTGATCGAGGCGATGCGCCCGGGAGCCCTGGGCCGGCGCGGTCTCGGCTATGAAGACCTGAAGAAGATCAATCCGAAGATCGTCTTCTGCAATCTCTCGGGTTACGGCGCCACGGGCCCCTACCGGGAACTTCCGGCTCACGGAATCGCCTTCGATACCTGGGGTGGCGTCGTGAAGCCGGAGCAGGACGAGGAGGGCTTCAGTTACATCCCGGAACACGCTTCGATCGGAATGCACGCGGGTCCGATGTTCGGCGCGATGGGAATCCTCGCCGCCGTCATACGAGCCCGCGAGACCGGCCAGGGTTCCGAACTCGAGATCGGACAATCCGATTCCACGGCCTACATGGATTGGTACCGGATCGAATCCTGGCTGGCCTACGACCGGCCGGAGGATGTGGTGACCGGCAACAAGGCCGATGACTACGTACGCCGGGCGCCGGGAACGGCCGGCATGAAAGAAGGCGTGCGTTATCAGCTCTACGAATCGGCGGATGGTTCCGTCCTGTTCATGGCCTCGGAGCAGGCATTCTGGAAGAACTTCTGCGCCGCGATCGGACGAAAGGAACTCTTCGAGCGTTGGCCCGGGTCGAAGTTTGCCGATCACGCCCGCGGCAATCGGGAGCTCCAGGCCATCCTGCGCGATGTCTTCAAGACGAAGACATCCGACGAATGGATCCGCCTCGGTGGCGAAAAGGATTTTCCGATCGCACCGGTGAACACGCCGAAAACCATCGCCGAGGATCCCCAATTCAAGGATCGCTTCCCGCTCTACCCGCATGAGGAGCATGGTGCGGATATGCTGCCCTTCCCGGTGAAATTCCCCGGTGAGGAGCTTCCGATTCCCAGTTGGGCTCCAACGGTGGGTCAGCATACGGACGAGGTGATGACCGACGTTCTCGGCTATGACGCCGGCAAGCTCGCAAGCTTGCGCGAGGGCGGAGCCTTCGGCCGGCCGAAGGCCTGA
- a CDS encoding CoA transferase: MQSPPCSAGYHAVIRAQVSAHITSPGGFHGIISNTQRIVYISSVSSTLPALDGIQVLDFSTVGPGSRCTRILADYGATVVKVGVPPKKAGLQTQPAFWAYSANRGFRQVRLDLKDEGAKAAFLRLAAKADVILESFRPGVVDRLGVGFEDVRKVNPRIVYCSTSGYGQNGPASNWAGHDLNYLAVGGYLACTEPGPGGKPPIPGATIADSTAGGMQAAMAIMAALLRRTKTGEGEYLDVSVAEGVLTLMSLYIDQHLATDAEPGPRHDVLTGRYAYYDTYECADGKWVAVGAIEPQFFANLCKGLGCEQWLSHQNDDSHQEQMRADFSAALLRQTRDEWAAQLASANTCLSPVYEIRELVHDPQFRARHAFAEAEHPSEGRFSQLAPVFAGQVRGEGPIAAGDASKSDTEALLREAGLGVDEINGLSERGAIA, translated from the coding sequence ATGCAGTCACCGCCATGCAGCGCAGGCTATCACGCGGTCATCCGGGCTCAGGTGTCAGCGCACATCACTTCCCCTGGGGGTTTCCACGGGATCATTTCCAATACGCAACGTATCGTATATATTTCAAGCGTGTCTTCCACGCTCCCCGCGCTCGACGGCATCCAGGTGCTGGATTTCTCCACGGTGGGTCCTGGATCCCGATGCACCCGGATCCTTGCCGATTACGGGGCGACGGTGGTGAAGGTGGGCGTGCCTCCCAAGAAGGCTGGCCTCCAGACGCAGCCCGCGTTCTGGGCCTATTCGGCGAATCGCGGTTTTCGTCAGGTACGCCTCGATCTGAAGGACGAGGGCGCCAAGGCCGCATTCCTTCGCCTGGCGGCAAAAGCGGACGTGATCCTGGAGAGCTTCCGTCCCGGGGTCGTCGACCGGCTCGGGGTCGGTTTCGAGGATGTGCGCAAAGTGAATCCTCGCATCGTCTACTGCTCGACCAGTGGCTACGGCCAGAACGGCCCGGCTTCCAACTGGGCGGGTCACGATCTCAACTATCTGGCGGTCGGCGGTTACCTCGCCTGCACCGAACCGGGCCCCGGAGGCAAACCGCCCATCCCGGGTGCGACCATTGCCGATAGCACCGCGGGCGGCATGCAGGCAGCCATGGCCATCATGGCCGCACTTCTGCGCCGGACGAAGACAGGCGAGGGCGAGTACCTCGATGTGTCCGTGGCCGAAGGCGTGCTGACGCTGATGTCCCTCTACATCGACCAGCACCTGGCGACAGATGCCGAACCCGGGCCGCGCCACGATGTACTGACGGGACGTTATGCCTACTACGACACCTACGAGTGCGCCGACGGCAAATGGGTTGCCGTCGGCGCGATCGAGCCGCAGTTTTTTGCCAACCTGTGCAAGGGCCTGGGCTGTGAGCAATGGCTCTCTCACCAGAACGACGACAGCCATCAGGAGCAGATGCGTGCGGATTTCTCCGCGGCCCTCCTCCGGCAGACGCGCGATGAGTGGGCAGCGCAGCTGGCGTCGGCGAATACATGCCTCTCGCCGGTCTACGAAATCCGCGAATTGGTACACGACCCACAGTTTCGTGCCCGCCACGCCTTTGCAGAGGCCGAACATCCAAGTGAGGGAAGGTTCTCCCAGCTTGCACCCGTATTTGCGGGCCAGGTTCGCGGCGAGGGTCCGATCGCTGCCGGCGACGCCTCGAAGAGCGATACCGAGGCGCTCCTGCGTGAGGCAGGCCTCGGGGTAGACGAGATCAACGGGTTGTCGGAACGCGGCGCGATTGCATGA
- a CDS encoding VWA domain-containing protein has translation MANGIRWGLVGAWVCLLGTLAFVGGCALFGDEAPAAEVDEVAESHTDSDISRARIRRYIDVGRLTKGRGAPSSELRSLGYVLDAASPPAPAWNTEQYDAAGSEGFHSPLDTPLSTFSIDVDTASYANVRRFLREDRLPPAGAVRIEELVNYFAYHHAAPEGDAPFGVTTEWAAAPWSADRQLVMIGLRSAAISEEELPPRNLVFLLDVSGSMQPPDKLPLVKRAMATLVERLRPQDRVAVVVYAGASGVVLKPTPGDRKQEILAALERLEAGGSTNGGEGIARAYALARQAFREDGVNRVILATDGDFNIGITNRSELVRRIEEERESGVFLTVLGVGRGNLKDATMEELADRGNGNYAYLDSLHEARKVLVHEAGGTLVTVAKDVKLQVEFNPLRVAGYRLIGYDNRRLATRDFDDDEVDAGEIGAGHNVTAFYEIVPAAGEGLPGEPAPLRYQARKGPAEGAARSELCSIKVRYKPAGGGESRLLQTFVDGEAMGFEQASEDFRYGASVALFGTLLRHDDRLDDRPDAWVVVRQAARSALGEDPSGRRAEFLSLAARARELDETPR, from the coding sequence ATGGCCAACGGAATCCGATGGGGACTGGTAGGAGCGTGGGTGTGCTTGCTGGGCACGTTGGCCTTCGTTGGAGGCTGCGCCCTCTTCGGGGACGAGGCGCCGGCGGCCGAAGTGGATGAGGTGGCCGAGAGCCATACCGACTCCGACATCTCGCGGGCGCGTATCCGCCGCTACATCGATGTGGGACGCCTGACCAAGGGCCGCGGCGCCCCATCCTCAGAACTCCGGTCGCTCGGCTATGTGCTGGATGCGGCCTCGCCGCCCGCGCCGGCCTGGAACACCGAGCAGTACGACGCTGCGGGGAGCGAGGGCTTCCACTCTCCCCTGGACACGCCGCTTTCCACGTTCTCCATCGACGTCGATACGGCCTCCTACGCGAATGTCCGACGCTTCCTTCGAGAGGATCGACTTCCGCCGGCCGGAGCCGTCCGAATCGAGGAGCTGGTCAACTACTTTGCCTACCACCATGCGGCGCCCGAGGGTGACGCGCCTTTCGGCGTCACCACGGAGTGGGCTGCCGCACCCTGGTCGGCGGATCGCCAGCTGGTGATGATCGGCCTTCGGAGCGCAGCGATCTCCGAGGAGGAACTCCCCCCCCGCAACCTCGTCTTCCTGCTGGACGTCTCGGGTTCGATGCAGCCGCCCGACAAGCTTCCCCTCGTCAAACGTGCGATGGCGACGCTGGTCGAGCGACTTCGCCCCCAGGATCGCGTGGCCGTCGTCGTGTATGCCGGTGCGAGCGGAGTCGTGCTCAAGCCCACGCCGGGGGACCGCAAGCAGGAGATCCTCGCCGCCCTCGAGCGGCTAGAGGCCGGCGGCTCTACCAATGGTGGCGAGGGGATCGCTCGCGCCTATGCGCTGGCACGGCAGGCGTTTCGAGAAGACGGCGTGAACCGGGTGATCCTGGCGACCGACGGCGATTTCAACATCGGCATCACCAACCGCTCGGAGCTCGTCCGACGCATCGAGGAGGAGCGTGAGTCCGGCGTCTTCCTCACGGTGCTGGGTGTCGGGAGGGGGAACTTGAAGGACGCCACCATGGAGGAGTTGGCCGACCGGGGCAATGGAAACTACGCCTACCTGGATTCGCTCCACGAGGCGAGAAAGGTGCTGGTGCACGAAGCGGGGGGCACACTGGTCACCGTCGCGAAGGACGTGAAGCTCCAGGTGGAGTTCAATCCGCTCCGCGTCGCGGGCTATCGGCTGATCGGCTACGACAATCGCCGCCTGGCGACCCGCGACTTCGACGATGACGAAGTGGACGCGGGGGAGATCGGTGCCGGGCACAACGTGACGGCCTTCTACGAGATCGTTCCGGCCGCTGGCGAAGGCCTTCCGGGAGAGCCCGCCCCGCTTCGATACCAGGCTCGCAAGGGCCCAGCCGAAGGTGCCGCGAGGAGCGAGCTGTGCTCGATCAAGGTGCGCTACAAGCCGGCCGGCGGCGGTGAGAGCCGGCTGCTGCAGACCTTCGTCGACGGCGAAGCGATGGGCTTCGAACAGGCCTCCGAGGACTTTCGGTACGGCGCTTCCGTGGCCCTGTTCGGGACGCTGCTGCGCCACGATGATCGGCTCGACGACCGTCCGGACGCCTGGGTGGTCGTTCGGCAGGCGGCCCGCTCCGCCCTCGGCGAAGACCCGTCCGGGCGGCGAGCGGAGTTCCTCTCACTCGCGGCTCGTGCGCGGGAGCTGGACGAGACGCCGCGCTAG
- a CDS encoding MaoC family dehydratase — translation MEARMSDLPAEVESWIGERRYEENGEFDVEQGYVFTSCSSVRNGNPLFWDEKTANEITGGPIAPPSMISVWFRPHYWSPGRTEEAVAMQLHFDLKEALGLPEAVMTDNTITFHEPVRIGDRLKTVQILRSVSDLKTTKLGTGRFWVLELEIENQNGELCAIESYTGFGYKRD, via the coding sequence ATGGAGGCGCGGATGTCGGATCTTCCGGCTGAGGTCGAGAGCTGGATCGGTGAGCGAAGGTACGAAGAAAACGGCGAGTTCGACGTCGAGCAGGGCTACGTCTTCACGTCCTGTTCCTCGGTACGGAACGGAAACCCGCTCTTCTGGGACGAGAAGACCGCCAACGAGATTACGGGCGGCCCGATCGCACCGCCTTCGATGATCTCCGTCTGGTTCCGCCCCCACTACTGGTCGCCGGGTCGCACGGAGGAGGCCGTCGCCATGCAGCTGCACTTCGATCTGAAGGAGGCGCTAGGCCTCCCCGAGGCGGTGATGACCGACAACACCATCACCTTCCACGAACCGGTTCGCATCGGGGATCGTCTGAAGACCGTGCAGATCCTGCGTTCGGTCAGTGACCTCAAGACGACCAAGCTGGGGACGGGCCGTTTCTGGGTGCTCGAGTTGGAGATCGAGAATCAGAACGGTGAGCTTTGCGCAATCGAGAGCTACACCGGCTTCGGCTACAAGAGGGACTGA
- a CDS encoding alpha/beta fold hydrolase, whose amino-acid sequence MTTIRRETGFLERDGERIYYEDAGEGDAVVLSHGAGGNHAIWFQQVPVFARHRRVITWDHRGFGRSTALGGAAAPAVSADDLFALLDHLGIGRADLVGQSMGGWTSLLAALQEPARVRRLVLANTPGGIQTPQLDAAWKELGAGSLDAPEALGRHPALAESLTERRPELAYLYQMLSRFGEPDLGKMALDLITTKVGRPQLADLSCSVLFTAGDEDGLFSPELIRATAALVPGARVEEFSDTGHSPYFERPEAWNEIVGEFLGIPSTS is encoded by the coding sequence ATGACGACGATTCGACGTGAAACCGGATTTCTCGAGCGCGACGGCGAGCGCATCTACTATGAGGATGCCGGTGAGGGCGATGCGGTCGTCCTCTCCCACGGGGCGGGCGGAAACCACGCCATCTGGTTCCAGCAGGTGCCGGTCTTTGCGCGCCATCGACGCGTGATCACCTGGGATCACCGGGGCTTCGGACGCTCGACGGCCCTCGGAGGTGCAGCGGCGCCGGCCGTCTCGGCGGACGACCTCTTCGCCCTGCTCGACCACCTGGGCATCGGTCGGGCCGATCTGGTCGGCCAATCGATGGGCGGCTGGACGTCGCTACTAGCCGCTCTCCAGGAGCCGGCTCGAGTGCGCCGCCTCGTGCTCGCAAATACACCGGGCGGAATCCAGACGCCGCAGCTCGACGCAGCCTGGAAGGAGTTGGGCGCGGGCAGCCTGGATGCGCCGGAGGCGTTGGGTCGTCACCCGGCACTCGCCGAGAGCCTGACCGAGCGCCGGCCCGAGCTGGCCTATCTCTATCAGATGCTGAGTCGCTTCGGCGAACCCGACCTCGGCAAGATGGCGCTCGACCTGATCACGACGAAGGTTGGACGGCCCCAACTCGCGGACCTCAGCTGCAGCGTGTTGTTCACCGCAGGTGACGAGGATGGCCTGTTCTCGCCGGAGTTGATCCGGGCGACGGCTGCACTCGTTCCGGGCGCCCGGGTCGAAGAATTCTCGGACACCGGCCACTCGCCCTACTTCGAGCGCCCGGAGGCATGGAACGAGATCGTGGGCGAATTCCTCGGGATTCCTTCGACGAGCTAG
- a CDS encoding TIGR03617 family F420-dependent LLM class oxidoreductase translates to MKIDGGLMVPAQEAAEAARHLEAQGFDAGWSFEGPHDPFFPLVLAGQATERLELGTAVAVAFARNPMICAGIGNDLQVLTRGRFILGLGTQIRPHIERRFSQTWSKPAARMREFVQAIQAIWRCFTDGERLDFRGEFYTHNLMIPAFNPGPNPFGMPRIFVAGVGPKMVEVVGEVADGFFVHPFHSPAFLAKETLPALDAGLATSERGRNDLEISCQTITAIGSNDEEIATARQKAKGQISFYGSTPAYKGVLEHHGYEGLQPELNRMSKEGKWLEMITRIDDDLFDVLAVSGTPAEAGRRLRARNGDFADRTTLMLYNETEPEAPADLIRAAKEG, encoded by the coding sequence ATGAAGATCGACGGCGGATTGATGGTACCGGCTCAGGAAGCGGCCGAAGCAGCGCGACACCTCGAAGCCCAGGGCTTCGACGCCGGTTGGAGCTTCGAAGGCCCCCACGACCCCTTCTTCCCCCTCGTGCTTGCGGGCCAGGCGACGGAACGGCTCGAACTGGGAACCGCCGTTGCCGTTGCGTTTGCGCGCAATCCGATGATCTGCGCGGGCATCGGCAACGACCTGCAGGTCCTGACACGGGGACGCTTCATCCTTGGCCTCGGCACCCAGATCCGCCCGCATATCGAGCGGCGTTTCAGCCAGACCTGGTCGAAGCCGGCGGCGCGGATGCGCGAGTTCGTCCAGGCGATCCAGGCCATCTGGCGTTGCTTTACCGACGGAGAGCGCCTCGATTTCCGCGGCGAGTTCTACACCCACAACCTGATGATCCCGGCTTTCAACCCGGGGCCGAACCCGTTCGGCATGCCGCGCATCTTCGTCGCCGGCGTCGGGCCCAAGATGGTGGAGGTTGTCGGCGAGGTTGCAGACGGGTTCTTCGTACATCCGTTCCACTCTCCGGCATTCCTGGCGAAGGAAACCCTACCGGCCCTCGATGCAGGGCTCGCCACCAGCGAGCGCGGGCGAAACGACCTCGAGATCTCGTGTCAGACCATCACCGCGATCGGAAGCAACGACGAAGAAATCGCCACCGCGCGCCAGAAAGCCAAGGGGCAGATTTCCTTCTATGGCTCGACGCCCGCCTACAAAGGCGTACTCGAGCACCATGGCTACGAAGGACTCCAGCCCGAGTTGAACCGGATGTCCAAGGAAGGCAAGTGGCTGGAGATGATCACGCGGATCGACGATGACCTCTTCGATGTATTGGCCGTGAGCGGAACCCCGGCAGAAGCCGGACGGCGGCTGCGCGCCCGCAATGGGGACTTCGCCGATCGCACCACGTTGATGCTCTACAACGAGACCGAGCCCGAAGCCCCAGCCGACCTGATTCGGGCAGCCAAGGAAGGCTGA
- a CDS encoding DUF3604 domain-containing protein, whose protein sequence is MRWMVFVAMLAPLVAQASPAFERTEVREACEGFDPLRRAFYGDTHVHTTFSFDAWGQGTLAGPREAYRYARGERIGIQPYAKDGTPRAHVELRRPLDFAVVTDHSDLMGETRICRDPELPGHDSIVCRVVRRFPMLGYGLVNGHIYSSTEPRRYRFCGPDAVHCLEAGRGPWKEIQAAAEAYYDRSSSCDFTTFVGYEWTGMPGGANAHRNVIFRNEIAQAYPTTYLETPTAEGLWKNLVAECLDGNDRCDVLAIPHNSNVSAGTIWTTSRSNGQPIEASDAAARMRLERLVEITQHKGDSECRAGAEDELCDYETLAMRVMADMATPWRKPDLPPMLYAREVLTEGLAQGERLGINPFAFGIIGSTDTHFATPGMVDEDQHRGHAAGSVSGRLGPRAMPDVPFFNPGGLAVVYAEENSRDALFTAMHRRETYGTSGPRIGVRFFGGWDYPEELCEAPDRIARAYAGGVPMGGELSSGGVTGPPRFLLSALRDPAPSGAPRTPLQRLQIVKGWLEGGEGHERVYEVGGSPDNLADVELSTCIQRGPGHDQLCSLWTDPDFDPAQPAFYYARVVENPSCRWTQYHCNRAGVDCADPSTIPDGMSACCDPAVPATIQERAWTSPIWIGR, encoded by the coding sequence GTGAGGTGGATGGTCTTCGTTGCCATGCTGGCTCCGCTGGTTGCTCAAGCTAGCCCTGCTTTCGAACGCACGGAGGTTCGCGAAGCGTGCGAGGGCTTCGACCCGCTACGCCGCGCCTTCTACGGCGACACCCATGTCCACACGACCTTCTCCTTCGATGCCTGGGGACAGGGAACCCTCGCCGGGCCTCGCGAAGCGTATCGCTATGCGCGAGGTGAACGAATTGGCATCCAGCCCTACGCAAAGGACGGAACGCCCCGCGCACATGTCGAACTTCGCCGGCCCCTCGATTTCGCGGTCGTCACCGATCACAGCGACCTGATGGGGGAGACCCGCATCTGCCGTGATCCCGAGCTCCCAGGCCATGACTCGATCGTATGTCGCGTCGTACGGCGTTTCCCGATGCTTGGTTATGGGTTGGTGAACGGACACATCTATTCGAGCACGGAGCCCAGGCGATACCGGTTCTGCGGGCCCGATGCGGTCCACTGCCTCGAAGCTGGCCGGGGGCCCTGGAAGGAAATCCAAGCGGCAGCCGAGGCATATTACGATCGCAGCTCGAGTTGCGATTTCACGACCTTCGTCGGCTACGAGTGGACGGGGATGCCCGGAGGCGCCAACGCCCATCGAAACGTGATCTTTCGAAACGAGATTGCGCAGGCCTACCCGACCACCTACCTGGAGACGCCAACCGCCGAAGGCCTGTGGAAGAACCTCGTAGCCGAATGTCTCGACGGAAACGACCGCTGCGATGTCCTGGCGATCCCACACAACTCGAACGTGAGCGCAGGAACGATCTGGACGACCAGCCGCAGCAATGGCCAACCCATCGAAGCCTCCGACGCCGCAGCCCGCATGCGCCTCGAACGTCTGGTCGAGATCACCCAGCACAAGGGCGATTCGGAGTGTCGGGCCGGCGCAGAAGACGAACTCTGCGACTACGAGACCCTGGCGATGCGCGTCATGGCAGACATGGCGACACCCTGGAGAAAGCCCGATCTGCCTCCGATGCTGTACGCCAGGGAAGTCCTGACCGAAGGCCTCGCGCAGGGCGAGCGGCTCGGCATCAACCCGTTTGCATTCGGGATCATCGGCTCGACCGATACGCATTTCGCAACACCAGGGATGGTCGACGAAGACCAGCACCGCGGGCACGCCGCTGGCTCTGTGAGCGGACGGTTGGGGCCCCGCGCCATGCCCGATGTTCCGTTCTTCAATCCGGGGGGACTCGCCGTCGTCTATGCCGAGGAGAACTCCCGGGATGCGCTCTTCACGGCGATGCACCGACGCGAAACCTACGGCACGAGCGGGCCGCGCATCGGCGTTCGCTTCTTCGGCGGCTGGGATTACCCAGAGGAACTATGCGAAGCGCCCGATCGGATCGCTCGCGCCTACGCCGGCGGCGTCCCGATGGGTGGTGAGCTTTCCTCCGGGGGTGTCACCGGCCCCCCGCGATTCCTGCTCTCGGCGCTTCGCGATCCGGCACCGAGCGGCGCCCCGCGTACGCCCTTGCAACGCCTTCAGATCGTGAAGGGCTGGCTCGAAGGCGGCGAAGGCCACGAACGCGTGTACGAGGTAGGCGGCTCACCGGACAACCTTGCCGATGTCGAGCTTTCCACCTGCATTCAACGAGGGCCCGGCCACGACCAGCTGTGCAGCCTGTGGACCGACCCGGACTTCGACCCGGCGCAGCCTGCCTTCTACTACGCGCGGGTCGTGGAGAACCCGAGCTGCCGCTGGACCCAATATCATTGCAATCGCGCAGGCGTCGATTGCGCCGACCCCTCCACGATACCCGATGGGATGAGCGCTTGTTGCGACCCCGCGGTTCCAGCGACCATTCAAGAGCGCGCTTGGACGTCCCCGATCTGGATCGGACGTTGA